Proteins found in one Paenibacillus dendritiformis genomic segment:
- a CDS encoding alpha-amylase family protein, which translates to MRYRQVHLDFHTSEHISDIGRKFSKKNFQEMLQLGHVDSITVFAKCHHGWAYFPSETNEIHPGLDFDLLGAQIEAAHEIGVKVPIYVSVGFDEKLAWEKPQWLMRDEADRMNWVDSFMKPGYHQFCLNTPYLDLVIEQVQEVVRKYDGDGIFLDIVGERTCYCTTCLKQMEADGLDPHNKEDVIANGRRIYANYTARIREAIDAIKPGLPVFHNAGHIHQGRRDLMGMNSHLELESLPTGGWGYDHFPLSARYAQPTGFNFLGMTGKFHTFWGEFGGYKHPNALRYETALSLANGARCSIGDQLHPGGQMDRATYELIGKAYAEVKAKEAWCVNAVNHADVALLTVEAAGVQQESGAMYSGKVDMGAVRMLLEGKILFDIVDLESDWSGYKVLILPDSIVMKDTIEPKVEAFLAAGGKVLASGRSGLNVELTRQMLPLGFTDIGPNPFRPDYFRPLCDGMANLGEAAYIMYGEGRRIELTDGTELGRREDPYFNRQAFRFCSHQHAPSSGEDGGPGMVESTKGIYIAWNVFEDYATKGSLILKETVLFALRRLLGDQVTLKTTLPAQGVTTLQHQAAERRYINHLLYASPVKRGERVEIIEDMIPLQQVEVQLRLPVTEVKRVYLAPQMTDIGFKASGGDVQFTVPQLECHQMVVVEYNE; encoded by the coding sequence ATGCGCTACAGACAGGTTCACCTCGATTTCCATACTTCGGAGCATATTTCTGATATCGGGAGAAAATTTTCTAAAAAGAATTTTCAAGAAATGCTGCAGCTGGGACATGTGGACTCGATAACCGTGTTCGCCAAATGCCATCACGGCTGGGCTTACTTCCCTTCGGAAACGAATGAAATTCATCCAGGGCTTGATTTTGACCTGCTCGGCGCTCAGATCGAAGCGGCGCACGAAATCGGCGTCAAGGTGCCAATTTATGTGTCTGTCGGCTTCGATGAGAAGCTCGCGTGGGAGAAGCCGCAATGGCTGATGCGGGACGAGGCGGACCGGATGAACTGGGTCGACTCTTTCATGAAGCCGGGATATCATCAATTTTGTCTGAATACGCCATATCTTGATCTGGTTATTGAGCAGGTGCAGGAAGTGGTGCGCAAGTATGACGGCGACGGCATTTTCCTCGACATTGTTGGCGAGCGGACGTGCTACTGCACGACCTGTCTGAAGCAAATGGAGGCGGACGGTCTGGATCCGCATAACAAGGAAGATGTGATCGCGAACGGTCGCCGCATTTACGCGAACTACACGGCGCGCATCCGGGAAGCGATCGACGCGATCAAGCCGGGCTTGCCGGTGTTCCATAACGCGGGCCATATTCATCAGGGGCGCCGCGATCTGATGGGCATGAACTCTCATCTTGAGCTGGAGTCGCTGCCGACCGGCGGGTGGGGGTATGATCATTTCCCGCTGTCTGCCCGCTACGCGCAGCCAACCGGCTTCAACTTCCTTGGCATGACCGGGAAGTTCCATACCTTCTGGGGCGAATTCGGCGGTTACAAGCATCCGAACGCCTTGCGCTATGAGACGGCGCTGAGCCTGGCGAACGGCGCCCGCTGCTCGATCGGAGACCAGCTCCATCCTGGCGGACAGATGGACCGGGCGACATATGAGCTGATCGGGAAGGCGTACGCGGAAGTGAAGGCCAAGGAAGCATGGTGCGTGAACGCCGTCAACCATGCCGATGTCGCCCTGCTTACGGTAGAGGCCGCCGGCGTGCAGCAGGAAAGCGGAGCCATGTATTCCGGCAAAGTCGATATGGGCGCGGTCCGCATGCTGCTGGAAGGCAAAATCTTGTTCGATATCGTAGACCTCGAAAGCGACTGGAGCGGCTATAAGGTGCTCATTCTCCCGGATTCGATCGTGATGAAGGATACGATTGAGCCGAAGGTGGAAGCGTTCCTGGCTGCAGGGGGCAAAGTGCTGGCGTCCGGGCGTTCTGGCCTGAATGTCGAACTAACCCGGCAGATGCTGCCTCTCGGCTTCACCGATATCGGGCCGAATCCGTTCCGTCCGGATTATTTCCGTCCGCTCTGCGATGGAATGGCCAATCTCGGAGAAGCGGCGTATATCATGTACGGAGAAGGCCGTCGCATCGAGCTGACGGACGGCACCGAGCTCGGAAGAAGAGAGGATCCGTACTTCAACCGCCAGGCGTTCCGCTTCTGCTCCCATCAGCATGCGCCGAGTTCCGGGGAGGATGGCGGACCGGGCATGGTCGAATCCACGAAAGGGATTTATATCGCCTGGAACGTGTTTGAAGATTATGCGACGAAGGGCAGTCTCATATTGAAGGAAACGGTTCTGTTCGCGCTTCGCCGGCTGCTCGGCGATCAGGTCACGTTGAAGACGACGCTGCCTGCCCAGGGCGTGACGACGCTCCAGCACCAAGCAGCGGAGCGCCGCTATATCAATCACTTGCTGTATGCTTCCCCCGTGAAGCGCGGCGAACGGGTCGAAATCATTGAAGATATGATTCCGCTCCAACAGGTCGAGGTGCAGCTTCGGCTGCCAGTGACGGAAGTGAAGCGGGTCTATCTGGCTCCGCAAATGACCGATATCGGGTTCAAGGCATCCGGGGGCGATGTGCAATTTACTGTACCTCAATTGGAATGCCACCAAATGGTCGTCGTAGAGTATAATGAGTAG
- a CDS encoding tyrosine-type recombinase/integrase: MPFMTYTANEGAAGNKHLFKDSYYKDYIGYIYVDVMGDRIKPNYITQHFALVLKKNSMQHIRFHDLRHSCATLLLSNGVSMKEVQEWLGHSIRIISNELLVVNVVPVRGLEPPRFPSRF; the protein is encoded by the coding sequence ATGCCTTTTATGACTTATACTGCAAATGAAGGAGCAGCAGGAAACAAGCATCTCTTTAAGGATTCGTACTATAAAGATTACATTGGTTATATTTATGTGGATGTTATGGGGGATCGAATTAAGCCTAACTATATCACTCAACATTTTGCCCTTGTACTAAAGAAGAACAGCATGCAACACATACGTTTTCATGATCTTCGCCATAGCTGCGCCACTCTGCTTTTGAGCAATGGCGTCAGCATGAAAGAAGTGCAAGAGTGGTTAGGTCATAGTATTAGAATTATATCTAATGAACTGTTGGTTGTTAATGTGGTGCCGGTGAGAGGACTCGAACCTCCACGGTTTCCCTCACGATTTTGA
- a CDS encoding helix-turn-helix domain-containing protein, producing the protein MKPLSEVKPHIRAAHMYNYRGAPEEQRRRGYSYAFHLFTEGHGHMIVNEQVYPVASGSLIFVRPGEGHYFVPAPEDTMDACNIYCDLWCVPQPKQPTFAYQWDDYDPRWLTEQMPCPELDALPTSMSLRPYPHLIELIKQTLAAFNRSGKYTAQAVSACFYSWILQWHEAGSLTQTADYRITRILEQMEAYPEQRFSVDYWCSECGLEKSQFYRLFKQETGMSPKEYALQARMKKAAVLLMESRQSITEIALMLGYDSIHYFSNQFSSVYGISPSSYRMGKGYQKLDRWS; encoded by the coding sequence ATGAAACCGCTCAGTGAGGTAAAGCCCCATATCCGTGCGGCGCATATGTACAACTATCGCGGGGCTCCCGAGGAGCAGCGGCGCAGAGGTTACAGCTATGCCTTCCATCTCTTCACGGAAGGCCATGGACATATGATTGTCAATGAACAGGTCTACCCCGTGGCGAGCGGCAGCCTGATTTTCGTACGACCGGGAGAAGGACATTATTTCGTCCCGGCCCCGGAAGACACGATGGATGCCTGCAATATTTACTGCGACCTGTGGTGCGTGCCCCAGCCCAAGCAGCCGACCTTCGCTTATCAATGGGATGACTATGATCCCCGGTGGCTTACGGAACAAATGCCCTGTCCCGAATTGGATGCGCTGCCGACAAGCATGTCGCTGCGGCCTTACCCGCATCTGATCGAGCTGATCAAGCAGACGCTGGCTGCGTTCAACCGTTCCGGCAAATATACGGCTCAAGCGGTCTCCGCCTGTTTTTATTCCTGGATATTGCAATGGCATGAAGCAGGCAGCCTGACCCAGACGGCAGATTACCGGATTACCCGCATCTTGGAGCAGATGGAGGCGTATCCGGAGCAGCGGTTCTCCGTAGATTACTGGTGCAGCGAGTGCGGATTGGAGAAGTCGCAATTCTATCGGCTGTTCAAGCAGGAGACCGGCATGTCTCCCAAAGAGTACGCCCTGCAGGCTCGCATGAAAAAAGCGGCCGTCCTGTTGATGGAAAGCCGCCAATCGATTACCGAAATCGCGCTTATGCTCGGATACGATTCCATACATTATTTCTCCAACCAATTCTCCTCCGTCTACGGAATCAGCCCGTCGTCCTACCGGATGGGCAAAGGTTATCAGAAGCTGGATCGCTGGTCATAG
- a CDS encoding asparaginase, with protein sequence MVDLGKVLVEEYRGNWLECAYTGHMAGVNEHGETLFTVGDENYVSFMRSSSKPVQALPALMAGVPEHYGLSDEEIVLMTASHRAQKFHVEALESFMRKTGISETQFVCKPTYPLNGAARDELIAHGEPARSIYHNCSGKHLGVLGLCKMKGWPTDNYAEPDHPVQQQVLSLMSALSDVPVEKIRLGTDGCGFPVYALPIRNIATLYLRLACPDLIPDETVRAAVIRLTTLMNRYPFYVSGTQLICPTLLQDDNIVAKGGAKGIYCFGLRKERMGIAFKVMDGSEDQWPLIVAHILKEIQYPNAETIERLRQLSPPETKNDNGRVVGMREAKFKLQWVTK encoded by the coding sequence TTGGTAGACTTGGGTAAAGTGTTAGTAGAAGAGTATCGCGGCAATTGGTTGGAATGCGCGTACACCGGCCATATGGCCGGCGTGAACGAGCATGGGGAGACGCTGTTCACGGTGGGGGACGAGAACTATGTGAGCTTCATGCGATCGTCTTCGAAGCCGGTTCAGGCGCTGCCTGCCCTCATGGCGGGAGTGCCGGAGCATTACGGGTTGAGCGACGAGGAGATCGTGCTTATGACGGCATCTCATCGGGCGCAAAAATTCCACGTCGAAGCGCTGGAATCGTTCATGCGCAAAACCGGCATCTCGGAGACTCAGTTCGTATGCAAGCCGACGTATCCGCTGAACGGAGCGGCCCGCGACGAGCTGATCGCCCATGGCGAGCCTGCGCGCTCCATCTACCACAATTGCTCGGGCAAGCATCTCGGGGTGCTGGGGCTCTGCAAAATGAAGGGCTGGCCGACGGACAACTATGCCGAGCCGGACCATCCGGTTCAGCAGCAGGTGCTGTCTCTGATGTCCGCGCTCTCGGATGTGCCTGTCGAGAAGATCCGGCTGGGGACGGACGGCTGCGGCTTCCCGGTCTATGCGCTGCCGATTCGCAATATTGCGACGCTGTACTTGCGGCTTGCTTGTCCGGATCTGATTCCGGATGAGACGGTCCGAGCGGCCGTCATCCGCCTGACGACGTTGATGAACCGCTACCCGTTCTACGTATCCGGTACGCAGCTCATTTGCCCGACGCTTCTGCAGGACGACAACATCGTCGCCAAAGGCGGCGCCAAAGGGATCTACTGCTTCGGCTTGCGGAAAGAGCGCATGGGGATCGCCTTCAAGGTGATGGACGGATCCGAAGATCAATGGCCGCTCATCGTGGCCCATATTTTGAAGGAGATTCAATATCCGAACGCGGAGACGATCGAGCGTCTGCGGCAGCTCAGTCCGCCAGAGACGAAGAATGACAATGGCCGGGTCGTCGGCATGCGGGAAGCGAAGTTCAAATTGCAGTGGGTTACAAAATAA
- a CDS encoding tyrosine-type recombinase/integrase — translation MAGNGEAEDRAHHIQDFYSHALNDWGVSANTVIHYHANIRSALQQAYITERITSNPADKIIRPKKEAFVGSSYSASEVNQLLEIVKGTKIELAVILGAFYGLRRSEVVGLKWSVI, via the coding sequence TTGGCTGGAAACGGTGAAGCAGAGGATCGAGCTCATCACATTCAGGATTTTTACAGTCATGCCTTAAATGATTGGGGTGTAAGTGCCAACACGGTTATTCATTATCATGCCAATATTCGTTCGGCACTTCAACAAGCTTATATCACAGAGCGCATCACTTCCAATCCTGCTGACAAGATCATTCGTCCGAAGAAGGAAGCGTTTGTAGGCAGTTCATACAGTGCCTCAGAAGTTAATCAACTTTTAGAAATTGTGAAGGGCACCAAGATTGAACTGGCTGTAATCCTGGGAGCATTTTATGGATTAAGGCGTAGTGAAGTGGTTGGTCTAAAATGGTCTGTCATTTAA